A single region of the Demequina sp. genome encodes:
- a CDS encoding aspartate aminotransferase family protein, giving the protein MNDNDPKYVFHSWSAQATLNPVNVVRGEGSTFWDDKGKSYLDFSSQLVNLNLGHQHPDLVAAIQAQAGALATIQPAMASDVRGELARRVVEVAGGHFAKVFFTNGGADANENAVRMARLVTGKRKVLTMYRSYHGNTTTAITATGDPRRWANEPADPSVVHFFGPYLYRSAFYASTPEEESQRALEHLEQTIILEGASTIGAILIETIVGTNGVLIPPPGYLAGVRELCDKYGIVWIADEVMVGFGRVGEWFAWQTDGAAPDLITFAKGINSGYVPLGGVVISERISAHFDNTVFPGGLTYSGHPLACAAGVATFDVFERDGILERVRDLGERVVRPTLEGWLSTHPSVGEVRGTGLFWAVELVRNRETREPLVPFNASGPANAPMAAFAAAAKAGGVWPFTHFNRMHVAPPLVITEAELEQGLAVLDQALAVADAEVAS; this is encoded by the coding sequence ATGAACGACAACGACCCCAAGTACGTCTTCCACTCGTGGAGCGCGCAGGCCACCCTCAACCCCGTCAACGTGGTGCGGGGAGAGGGCAGTACCTTCTGGGATGACAAGGGCAAGAGCTACCTCGACTTCTCGAGCCAGCTCGTCAACCTGAACCTCGGCCACCAGCACCCGGACCTGGTCGCCGCCATCCAGGCCCAAGCGGGAGCCCTCGCCACAATCCAGCCGGCCATGGCGTCGGATGTGCGGGGCGAGCTGGCGAGGCGCGTGGTGGAGGTGGCCGGTGGCCACTTCGCCAAGGTGTTCTTCACCAACGGCGGCGCCGACGCGAACGAGAACGCCGTGCGCATGGCGCGGCTCGTGACGGGCAAGCGCAAGGTGCTGACGATGTACCGCAGCTACCACGGCAACACGACCACCGCCATCACCGCGACCGGTGACCCGCGCAGGTGGGCCAACGAGCCCGCCGACCCCAGCGTCGTCCACTTCTTTGGACCGTACCTGTACCGCTCCGCGTTCTACGCGAGCACCCCGGAGGAGGAGAGCCAGCGCGCGCTCGAGCACCTGGAACAGACGATCATCCTCGAGGGCGCGAGCACCATTGGGGCGATTCTCATCGAGACCATCGTGGGCACCAACGGCGTGCTGATCCCGCCCCCGGGGTACCTCGCGGGCGTGCGCGAGCTGTGCGATAAGTACGGGATCGTCTGGATCGCGGACGAGGTGATGGTGGGCTTTGGCCGCGTTGGCGAGTGGTTCGCGTGGCAGACCGACGGGGCCGCCCCGGATCTCATCACCTTCGCCAAGGGCATCAACAGCGGGTACGTGCCGCTCGGTGGTGTGGTCATCAGTGAGCGCATCTCGGCGCACTTCGACAACACCGTCTTTCCTGGTGGGCTGACCTATTCGGGACACCCCCTCGCATGTGCGGCCGGCGTCGCGACGTTCGACGTCTTCGAGCGTGACGGGATCCTTGAACGAGTCCGCGACCTCGGTGAACGCGTGGTGCGCCCCACCCTCGAGGGCTGGCTCTCCACTCATCCGTCCGTGGGCGAGGTGCGCGGCACCGGACTGTTCTGGGCGGTGGAGCTGGTGCGCAACCGCGAGACCCGCGAGCCGCTGGTGCCGTTCAACGCGAGCGGCCCCGCCAACGCGCCCATGGCCGCCTTCGCGGCCGCGGCCAAGGCGGGCGGCGTGTGGCCGTTCACGCACTTCAACCGCATGCACGTTGCCCCGCCGCTCGTGATCACCGAGGCGGAGTTGGAGCAGGGTCTCGCGGTGCTCGACCAGGCTCTCGCGGTCGCCGACGCGGAGGTGGCTTCGTGA
- a CDS encoding CoA-acylating methylmalonate-semialdehyde dehydrogenase: MLKHHVGGSAFGDGARTGAIYNPATGEATGSVAFATEDEVAHVIQVAAAAQKKWAATGLVRRADVFFRMRQLLVERQDELAAIVTREHGKVLSDAKGEVSRGIENVEFAAGLVHLLKGEHSIGVAGGVDVHTIKAPVGVVACITPFNFPVMVPLWMSASALACGNASILKPSEKDPSAANFIAALWEEAGLPAGVFNVVHGDKVAVDSLLNAPGIGAVSFVGSTPIARYIYETAAKNGKRVQALGGAKNHMIVMPDADLDSAADAAVGAAYGAAGERCMAISVLVAVGDATADAVIAKIGERAAKLTIGDGADSATDMGPLITREHRDRVASYVTAAAGEGASVVIDGTTRTFEGDGYFLGASLVDNVRPGMKVYDDEIFGPVLSVVRAASYDEAVAIINGNPFANGTAIFTRDGGTARAFEQDIEVGMVGINVPIPVPIGAYSFGGWKNSLFGDSHIYGPESIHFYTRSKVITTRWPDASESQIELGFPSNH, from the coding sequence ATGTTGAAGCATCACGTTGGGGGATCGGCCTTTGGCGATGGGGCCAGGACCGGCGCCATTTACAACCCTGCCACCGGTGAGGCGACCGGCTCGGTCGCGTTCGCGACCGAGGATGAGGTCGCGCACGTCATCCAGGTGGCCGCGGCCGCGCAGAAGAAGTGGGCTGCGACGGGCCTGGTGAGGCGCGCGGACGTCTTCTTCCGCATGCGCCAGCTGCTCGTGGAGCGCCAGGACGAACTCGCCGCGATCGTCACGCGCGAGCACGGCAAGGTGCTGAGCGACGCGAAGGGCGAGGTCAGCCGCGGCATCGAAAATGTCGAGTTCGCTGCCGGCCTGGTGCACCTGCTCAAGGGAGAACATTCGATCGGCGTCGCGGGTGGCGTAGACGTGCACACCATCAAGGCTCCCGTTGGCGTGGTCGCGTGCATCACGCCGTTCAACTTCCCGGTGATGGTGCCGCTGTGGATGAGCGCCTCCGCTCTCGCGTGCGGCAACGCCAGTATCCTCAAGCCGAGTGAGAAGGACCCCAGCGCCGCGAACTTCATCGCCGCGCTGTGGGAGGAGGCCGGACTGCCCGCGGGCGTGTTCAACGTGGTCCACGGCGACAAGGTGGCCGTGGACTCGCTGCTCAACGCCCCTGGTATTGGCGCGGTCAGCTTCGTCGGCTCCACCCCGATCGCGCGCTACATCTACGAGACCGCCGCCAAGAACGGCAAGCGCGTGCAGGCCCTTGGCGGCGCCAAGAACCACATGATCGTGATGCCCGACGCTGACCTCGACTCCGCGGCCGACGCTGCGGTTGGCGCGGCGTACGGGGCGGCGGGGGAGCGCTGCATGGCGATCTCGGTGCTGGTTGCGGTTGGCGATGCGACGGCCGACGCGGTGATCGCCAAGATCGGCGAGCGGGCGGCAAAGCTCACGATCGGCGACGGCGCCGACTCGGCCACCGACATGGGCCCGCTCATCACCCGCGAGCACCGCGACCGTGTGGCGAGTTATGTGACGGCCGCCGCAGGGGAGGGTGCGTCGGTGGTCATCGACGGCACCACTCGGACCTTCGAGGGCGACGGCTACTTCCTCGGCGCGAGCCTCGTCGACAACGTGCGCCCGGGCATGAAGGTCTACGACGACGAGATCTTCGGACCCGTGCTGTCCGTGGTGCGAGCCGCGTCCTACGACGAGGCGGTGGCGATCATCAACGGCAACCCGTTCGCGAACGGCACCGCGATCTTCACTCGCGACGGCGGCACCGCCCGCGCGTTCGAGCAGGACATCGAGGTTGGCATGGTGGGCATCAACGTGCCGATCCCCGTGCCGATCGGCGCGTACTCGTTCGGCGGCTGGAAGAACTCCCTGTTCGGGGACAGCCACATCTACGGGCCGGAGTCCATCCACTTCTACACGCGCTCCAAGGTCATCACCACGCGCTGGCCGGATGCGAGCGAGTCGCAGATCGAGCTCGGTTTCCCGAGCAACCACTGA
- a CDS encoding cupin domain-containing protein, with the protein MSGEMNMVPGKRYGADAEGALGEWRGAEVGVWVCEPGVYPDTEAEEVFVVLEGDATVEFNEPALPAIDIGPGSVVRLEEGMQTVWTVRETLRKVYLS; encoded by the coding sequence GTGAGCGGTGAAATGAACATGGTCCCTGGTAAGCGATATGGCGCGGACGCTGAGGGCGCGCTCGGCGAGTGGCGCGGAGCCGAGGTCGGCGTGTGGGTCTGCGAGCCCGGCGTCTACCCCGACACGGAGGCCGAGGAGGTGTTCGTGGTGCTCGAGGGCGACGCGACCGTGGAGTTCAACGAGCCGGCGCTGCCGGCGATCGACATTGGGCCGGGCAGCGTGGTCCGGCTCGAGGAGGGGATGCAGACGGTGTGGACCGTCCGCGAGACCCTCCGCAAGGTGTACCTCAGTTAA